A DNA window from Daucus carota subsp. sativus chromosome 3, DH1 v3.0, whole genome shotgun sequence contains the following coding sequences:
- the LOC108212261 gene encoding protein NRT1/ PTR FAMILY 8.2-like has product MMNKSYTEPSMANIEPSMSAFVFDDLKQQSMQDEGRLESTTLVSNNCVNYKGMIADKQRTGGWNASPFIIVNEIAERLAFFAVGVSMVGYLVREMHESLPTAATHVTDWIGAAFVLTILGAFLADAYLGRFLTIIVFSCVYAVGMILLTISASIDSLRPALCTARPCIPATDGQSAFLYCSLALIALGTGGIKPCVSSFGADQFDEADEKEVQKKYAFFNWFFFAINMGALLGITVMVYIQQEKGFGWGFAVPTVIMFCSILILAVGFSKYRYKKPMGSPFTRFIQVIVASVRNHMKGVRVGNEADLYEVRTRESAILGAEKLVHSSQYRFLDKAAVISDPEAFNATNRWKLCTVTQVEEFKCFLRVLPIWASTIALSISFAQLSTFFLSQASIMDRKLGSSFVIPSGSVPVFSAINAIILVPIYEKVIVPVLRKRTGHRRGLTSLQRMGVGLFISIFALISAAVIEKNRRDDPTATWSVFWLFPQFFLMGSAEVFTYVGQLEFFYDEATEGTKSISSAMFLSEIGIGSWLSTALVKIIEGATGGQKEGWLRNDLNKSKLDYLYWILAGINVVNFFVYVFIAWRYRGKDGASASGMVRHEVMTEKASPVLRNPVYSGKTKDDEVSLTSMAF; this is encoded by the exons ATGATGAATAAGTCATATACAGAGCCATCCATGGCTAATATTGAGCCGTCCATGTCTGCATTTGTGTTTGATGATCTGAAGCAGCAGAGCATGCAG GATGAAGGCAGACTAGAATCAACGACGTTGGTAAGCAATAATTGCGTCAATTATAAGGGAATGATTGCGGATAAACAAAGGACTGGAGGATGGAATGCTTCTCCATTCATCATAG TTAATGAGATTGCGGAGAGATTAGCATTCTTTGCGGTTGGAGTGAGCATGGTAGGTTATCTAGTAAGGGAAATGCACGAATCATTACCTACTGCTGCTACACATGTTACTGATTGGATTGGGGCTGCCTTTGTTCTGACCATCCTCGGAGCGTTTCTAGCAGATGCTTACCTAGGACGGTTCTTAACCATCATTGTCTTCTCATGTGTCTATGCAGTG GGGATGATATTATTGACAATATCCGCATCAATAGACAGCTTGAGGCCAGCCTTATGCACCGCAAGGCCTTGCATTCCAGCAACAGACGGACAATCAGCATTCTTGTATTGCTCACTGGCGCTTATAGCCTTAGGCACGGGTGGCATTAAGCCGTGTGTATCCTCATTTGGAGCAGATCAATTCGACGAGGCTGATGAGAAGGAAGTTCAAAAGAAGTATGCTTTCTTCAACTGGTTCTTCTTTGCCATCAACATGGGGGCACTTCTGGGTATCACTGTGATGGTGTATATACAACAGGAGaaagggtttggttggggatttgCCGTCCCAACAGTGATCATGTTTTGCTCCATACTAATTTTGGCTGTTGGATTTTCCAAATACCGATACAAGAAGCCGATGGGGAGTCCTTTTACTAGGTTTATTCAGGTGATTGTGGCTTCTGTGAGAAATCATATGAAAGGCGTCAGAGTAGGAAACGAAGCTGATCTTTATGAAGTCAGAACTCGAGAATCTGCTATTCTTGGTGCCGAAAAGCTTGTTCATTCCTCACAATATAG ATTTTTGGACAAAGCAGCTGTTATATCAGACCCTGAAGCATTCAACGCAACAAACAGATGGAAATTGTGCACTGTGACACAAGTCGAAGAATTCAAATGCTTCCTTAGAGTATTACCCATATGGGCGTCAACAATTGCTCTCTCCATTTCCTTCGCGCAGCTCTCCACATTCTTCCTCAGCCAAGCTTCTATCATGGACCGCAAGCTAGGCTCAAGCTTCGTGATCCCCTCAGGCTCCGTACCTGTTTTCTCTGCCATTAACGCCATCATACTAGTCCCTATCTATGAAAAAGTCATTGTTCCTGTTCTCCGTAAAAGAACAGGCCACCGACGTGGCCTCACCTCGCTACAACGCATGGGCGTTGGTTTATTCATATCAATATTTGCCCTGATTTCTGCAGCCGTGATAGAAAAGAACAGGCGTGACGACCCCACAGCTACCTGGAGTGTGTTCTGGCTATTTCCCCAGTTCTTTCTAATGGGAAGCGCTGAGGTCTTTACCTACGTTGGACAACTGGAGTTTTTCTACGACGAAGCTACGGAAGGTACTAAAAGTATTAGCAGTGCAATGTTCTTGAGTGAAATCGGGATCGGAAGCTGGTTAAGTACTGCACTTGTGAAGATTATTGAAGGTGCAACAGGTGGTCAGAAAGAAGGCTGGTTGAGAAATGATCTGAATAAAAGCAAGTTGGATTATTTGTACTGGATTTTGGCTGGAATCAATGTCGTCAACTTCTTCGTTTATGTTTTCATTGCGTGGAGGTATAGGGGAAAAGATGGTGCTAGTGCGAGTGGGATGGTGAGGCATGAGGTCATGACGGAAAAAGCTTCTCCTGTACTAAGAAATCCGGTGTATAGTGGCAAAACAAAGGATGATGAAGTTTCTTTGACAAGTATGGCTTTTTAA
- the LOC108210444 gene encoding uncharacterized protein LOC108210444 produces MEEEQKSSNNNNGSVNKSKLETGKSERSVWLMKCPVVVSNSWKTAADNEPISKVVVSLDPLCPESPSSLQFTMEMANNEAGKMPKSYSLNMFKDFVPMTIFSEVNQGKVAVEGKVEHKFDMKPHNETMEEYSKMCRERTNKSMIKSRQIQVIDNDRGVHMRPMPGMIGFIASNSSSKGKRPAVPVKAPDVKRTRRDRSELEDIMFKLFERQPNWTLKQLVQETDQPAQFLKEILNELCVYNKRGSNQGTYELKPEYKKSAEETAAE; encoded by the exons ATGGAAGAAGAACAAAAGAGCAGTAATAACAATAACGGTAGCGTAAATAAGAGCAAATTAGAGACGGGAAAGTCGGAGAGATCGGTGTGGCTCATGAAGTGCCCTGTGGTTGTATCTAATTCATGGAAAACCGCTGCGGATAATGAACCTATTTCTAAAGTCGTCGTCTCTCTCGATCCTCTCTGTCCTGAATCTCCCTCTTCTCTCCAG TTTACGATGGAGATGGCCAACAATGAGGCTGGGAAGATGCCCAAGAGTTATTCCTTGAACATGTTCAAGGATTTTGTTCCCATGACCATTTTCTCCGAAGTTAACCAAG GTAAAGTTGCAGTAGAAGGGAAAGTGGAACATAAATTTGACATGAAGCCTCACAACGAGACCATGGAGGAGTACAGTAAAATGTGCCGCGAGAGGACAAATAAGTCAATGATTAAGAGTCGGCAGATTCAG GTTATTGACAATGATCGTGGAGTACATATGAGACCCATGCCTGGAATGATTGGATTTATTGCTTCCAATTCAAGTTCCAAG GGTAAGAGGCCAGCAGTACCAGTAAAGGCTCCAGATGTGAAAAGAACCAGAAGGGATCGTAGTGAATTAGAGGATATCATGTTTAAGCTTTTTGAAAGGCAACCTAATTGGACCTTAAAGCAGCTAGTCCAGGAGACAGATCAGCCAGCG CAATTTTTGAAAGAGATATTGAACGAGCTCTGTGTGTACAACAAAAGGGGATCCAACCAGGGTACATATGAACTGAAGCCAGAATACAAGAAAAGTGCCGAGGAAACGGCTGCTGAATAA
- the LOC108214520 gene encoding thioredoxin H-type 1: MQGQEGQVFACHSVEQWNEQLVKAQESKKLVVVDFTATWCPPCRFIAPIFEEFAKKMIHVIFLKVDVDELQSISEEYEVEAMPTFVFIKEGVVVDRVLGARKDDLHSTIVKHSAVTTATA, encoded by the exons atgcaaggtCAAGAGGGACAAGTTTTTGCTTGCCACAGCGTCGAGCAGTGGAATGAGCAGTTAGTTAAGGCCCAAGAATCCAAGAAGCTG GTTGTGGTGGATTTCACAGCTACATGGTGCCCCCCTTGCCGTTTCATTGCCCCGATTTTCGAGGAATTTGCCAAGAAGATGATTCATGTTATCTTTCTTAaggtggatgttgatgaacttcAG TCTATTTCCGAAGAGTATGAAGTGGAGGCAATGCCAACCTTTGTGTTCATCAAAGAAGGGGTGGTTGTCGACAGGGTTCTGGGTGCTAGGAAGGATGACTTGCACAGCACCATCGTTAAGCATTCTGCTGTTACAACTGCAACTGCCTGA
- the LOC108211313 gene encoding uncharacterized protein LOC108211313 isoform X1: MDIDPRQYENTAINDDDIHNIVLSYLVHNCYKDTVESFITTTGVTKPVVFEDMEKRKRVFMLALEGDALKAIELTEQLAPGLLDKSKDLHFDLLTLHFVELVCSRKCTEAVEFARTKLTPFGDVQKYVEKLEDFMALLAYEEPEKSPMFHLLSSEYRQHVAESLNRAILAHANLPSYPAVERLMQQTVVVRQYLDQEQDKEGLSHFSLKDFLKS; the protein is encoded by the exons ATGGATATAGATCCGCGTCAATACGAAAACACT GCTATCAATGATGATGACATCCACAACATTGTTCTTTCATATCTTGTGCATAACTGCTATAAAGACACAGTGGAATCATTTATTACTACTACTGGAGTGACGAAGCCTGTTGTTTTTGAGGACATGGAAAAAAGAAAAC GAGTGTTTATGTTGGCACTGGAGGGGGATGCACTAAAAGCCATTGAGCTGACGGAACAGCTTGCTCCTGGATTGCTGGATAAAAGTAAGGACTTGCATTTTGATCTTCTGACCCTTCATTTTGTTGAGCTTGTCTGCTCCAGGAAATG CACAGAAGCTGTTGAATTCGCTAGGACGAAGTTAACTCCTTTTGGTGATGTGCAGAAGTATGTAGAGAAGCTTGAA GATTTCATGGCTCTGCTAGCTTATGAAGAACCAGAAAAATCACCTATGTTCCATTTACTTAGTTCTGAGTATCGACAACATGTTGCAGAGAGCTTGAACAGAGCGATTCTTG CACATGCCAACCTACCCAGCTATCCAGCAGTAGAACGGCTGATGCAACAAACAGTAGTTGTCAGACAGTACTTGGATCAAGAGCAGGACAAG GAAGGTCTTTCGCATTTTTCTTTGAAGGATTTTTTGAAAAGCTAG
- the LOC108211151 gene encoding uncharacterized protein LOC108211151, producing the protein MALPQLLPSHSSSPYLKSTQQNPRFLFSSPPSILLRRRKPNPLRCSASSFSEKHRANSPTNDVVELPLFPLPLVLFPGAILPLQIFEYRYRMMMHTLLQTDLRFGVIYTDAATGTADVGCVGEVIKHEKLVDDRFFLICKGQERFRVTKLVRTKPYLVAEVNWLEDRPKEGEEDLEACANEVENYMKDVIRLSNRLNGKPEKEAQDLRRNLFPTPFSFFVGSTFEGAPREQQALLELEDTAMRLKREKETLRNTLNYLTAASAVKDVFPSSGKD; encoded by the coding sequence ATGGCTCTTCCCCAGCTCCTTCCTTCTCACTCTTCATCTCCTTACTTAAAATCCACTCAACAAAACCCTAGATTTCTCTTCTCGTCGCCGCCGTCAATTCTCCTCCGGCGCCGGAAACCTAACCCCCTCCGCTGCTCCGCCTCCTCTTTCTCGGAAAAACACCGCGCTAATTCCCCTACAAACGACGTCGTTGAGCTGCCTTTGTTTCCGTTACCGCTCGTGCTCTTCCCCGGCGCCATTTTACCTTTGCAAATCTTCGAATACAGATACAGAATGATGATGCACACTCTTTTGCAAACTGATCTTCGATTCGGCGTTATTTACACTGACGCCGCTACTGGAACCGCCGATGTCGGTTGCGTAGGCGAGGTTATCAAGCACGAGAAGCTCGTCGATGATCGGTTTTTTCTGATTTGTAAGGGCCAGGAGAGGTTTCGCGTGACAAAGCTAGTGAGGACTAAGCCTTATTTAGTTGCGGAGGTGAATTGGTTAGAGGATAGGCCGAAAGAAGGGGAGGAGGATTTGGAGGCGTGTGCGAATGAAGTGGAGAATTATATGAAAGATGTGATTAGGTTATCGAATCGTTTGAATGGAAAACCGGAGAAAGAGGCACAGGATTTGAGAAGgaatttgtttccaactccgTTTTCGTTTTTCGTGGGAAGTACATTTGAAGGTGCACCTAGAGAGCAACAGGCATTGTTGGAACTGGAGGATACTGCAATGAGGTTGAAGAGGGAGAAGGAGACGTTGAGAAATACGCTTAATTATTTGACTGCTGCATCTGCTGTCAAAGATGTATTTCCTTCTTCAGGAAAGGATTGA
- the LOC108211313 gene encoding uncharacterized protein LOC108211313 isoform X3: MDIDPRQYENTAINDDDIHNIVLSYLVHNCYKDTVESFITTTGVTKPVVFEDMEKRKRVFMLALEGDALKAIELTEQLAPGLLDKSKDLHFDLLTLHFVELVCSRKCTEAVEFARTKLTPFGDVQKYVEKLEDFMALLAYEEPEKSPMFHLLSSEYRQHVAESLNRAILAHANLPSYPAVERLMQQTVVVRQYLDQEQDKVFRIFL, from the exons ATGGATATAGATCCGCGTCAATACGAAAACACT GCTATCAATGATGATGACATCCACAACATTGTTCTTTCATATCTTGTGCATAACTGCTATAAAGACACAGTGGAATCATTTATTACTACTACTGGAGTGACGAAGCCTGTTGTTTTTGAGGACATGGAAAAAAGAAAAC GAGTGTTTATGTTGGCACTGGAGGGGGATGCACTAAAAGCCATTGAGCTGACGGAACAGCTTGCTCCTGGATTGCTGGATAAAAGTAAGGACTTGCATTTTGATCTTCTGACCCTTCATTTTGTTGAGCTTGTCTGCTCCAGGAAATG CACAGAAGCTGTTGAATTCGCTAGGACGAAGTTAACTCCTTTTGGTGATGTGCAGAAGTATGTAGAGAAGCTTGAA GATTTCATGGCTCTGCTAGCTTATGAAGAACCAGAAAAATCACCTATGTTCCATTTACTTAGTTCTGAGTATCGACAACATGTTGCAGAGAGCTTGAACAGAGCGATTCTTG CACATGCCAACCTACCCAGCTATCCAGCAGTAGAACGGCTGATGCAACAAACAGTAGTTGTCAGACAGTACTTGGATCAAGAGCAGGACAAG GTCTTTCGCATTTTTCTTTGA
- the LOC108211313 gene encoding uncharacterized protein LOC108211313 isoform X2: MDIDPRQYENTAINDDDIHNIVLSYLVHNCYKDTVESFITTTGVTKPVVFEDMEKRKRVFMLALEGDALKAIELTEQLAPGLLDKSKDLHFDLLTLHFVELVCSRKCTEAVEFARTKLTPFGDVQKYVEKLEDFMALLAYEEPEKSPMFHLLSSEYRQHVAESLNRAILAHANLPSYPAVERLMQQTVVVRQYLDQEQDKFLLFFCRKVFRIFL; this comes from the exons ATGGATATAGATCCGCGTCAATACGAAAACACT GCTATCAATGATGATGACATCCACAACATTGTTCTTTCATATCTTGTGCATAACTGCTATAAAGACACAGTGGAATCATTTATTACTACTACTGGAGTGACGAAGCCTGTTGTTTTTGAGGACATGGAAAAAAGAAAAC GAGTGTTTATGTTGGCACTGGAGGGGGATGCACTAAAAGCCATTGAGCTGACGGAACAGCTTGCTCCTGGATTGCTGGATAAAAGTAAGGACTTGCATTTTGATCTTCTGACCCTTCATTTTGTTGAGCTTGTCTGCTCCAGGAAATG CACAGAAGCTGTTGAATTCGCTAGGACGAAGTTAACTCCTTTTGGTGATGTGCAGAAGTATGTAGAGAAGCTTGAA GATTTCATGGCTCTGCTAGCTTATGAAGAACCAGAAAAATCACCTATGTTCCATTTACTTAGTTCTGAGTATCGACAACATGTTGCAGAGAGCTTGAACAGAGCGATTCTTG CACATGCCAACCTACCCAGCTATCCAGCAGTAGAACGGCTGATGCAACAAACAGTAGTTGTCAGACAGTACTTGGATCAAGAGCAGGACAAG TTTCTTCTCTTCTTCTGTAGGAAGGTCTTTCGCATTTTTCTTTGA
- the LOC108214519 gene encoding beta-galactosidase 5, with protein MVTNSVTKSVYFLSLVLVLGAQLIQSSVTYDNKAIIINGHRRILLSGSIHYPRSTPEMWEDLILKAKNGGLDVIDTYVFWNVHEPSPGNYDFRGRYDIVRFIKTVQKAGLYVHLRIGPYVCAEWNFGGFPVWLKYVPGISFRTDNGPFKAAMQGFTQKIVQMMKSERLFESQGGPIILSQIENEYGAERNALGAAGASYINWAAKMALGLDTGVPWVMCKEEDAPDPIINACNGFYCDAFSPNKPYKPKMWTEAWSGWFTEFGGPIYQRPVQDLAFAVTRFMLKGGSYVNYYMFHGGTNFGRSAGGPFITTSYDYDAPIDEYGLIREPKYGHLKELHKAIKLCEQALVSSDPNVISIGKYQQAHVFSGDHGHCAAFLTNIDNNSAARVKFNNKHYNLPPWSVSILPDCINVVFNTAKVKSQTSRIQMLPTNSFLHSWQTFDEDIMSLSKSSTFTVTGLLEQLNVTRDNSDYLWYMTSIDVKSSESFLRGGQKPTLAAESRGHAVHVFVNGQYSGSAYGTRENMKFTFTGPVNLRAGTNKIALLSVAVGLPNIGLRFETWNTGIMGPVSLHGVDQGRRDLSFQEWTYKVGLRGESMNLVSPSQRSAVEWVGGSLFNRVQQPLTWYKAYFDAPEGNEPLALDLRSMGKGQAWINGQSIGRYWMEYANGNCGVCKYAGTYRAPKCQQGCGQPTQRWYHVPRSWLNPKQNLLVLLEELGGDASKITLSKRTTGSVCADTFEHHPTVENWKIDNTGEPKMLGEVNLHLRCAPGQSISAIKFASFGTPTGTCGNFQKGACHSPNSHAIVEKMCVGKESCKVTASNNYFQADPCPNVLKRLSVEAVCSGKL; from the exons atggTGACCAACTCAGTCACCAAATCAGTGTATTTCTTGAGCTTAGTGTTAGTTTTAGGTGCCCAGTTGATCCAATCTTCTGTTACTTATGATAACAAGGCAATTATCATTAATGGGCACAGAAGAATCCTCCTCTCTGGCTCTATACATTATCCAAGAAGTACCCCAGAG ATGTGGGAAGATCTTATTTTGAAGGCTAAGAATGGAGGATTAGATGTCATTGATACCTATGTTTTTTGGAATGTTCATGAACCTTCTCCTGGCAAT TATGATTTTAGGGGAAGATATGATATTGTGAGGTTTATTAAGACAGTGCAAAAAGCTGGGCTCTATGTTCATCTTCGAATTGGACCATATGTTTGTGCTGAATGGAATTTTGG GGGGTTTCCTGTATGGTTAAAGTATGTTCCTGGCATTAGCTTCAGAACAGATAATGGACCATTCAAG GCTGCTATGCAAGGTTTTACCCAAAAAATTGTTCAGATGATGAAGAGTGAAAGACTGTTTGAATCGCAGGGAGGGCCTATAATCTTATCTCAG ATTGAAAATGAGTACGGTGCAGAAAGAAATGCACTAGGTGCTGCTGGTGCATCATACATAAATTGGGCCGCGAAGATGGctcttggacttgatacaggAGTGCCTTGGGTGATGTGCAAGGAAGAGGATGCACCTGACCCCATT ATAAATGCCTGCAACGGATTCTACTGTGATGCATTTTCGCCAAACAAACCTTACAAGCCCAAGATGTGGACTGAGGCTTGGAGCGGCTG GTTCACTGAGTTTGGCGGTCCAATCTACCAACGACCAGTTCAAGATTTGGCATTTGCCGTGACACGTTTCATGCTTAAAGGTGGATCATACGTGAATTACTACATG TTCCACGGGGGTACCAACTTTGGTCGCAGTGCTGGTGGTCCTTTTATCACAACCAGCTATGACTATGATGCTCCAATTGATGAATATG GTTTGATCAGGGAACCAAAATATGGCCACTTAAAGGAACTTCACAAGGCTATTAAACTATGTGAACAAGCACTGGTTTCTTCAGATCCTAATGTCATATCCATAGGAAAATATCAGCAG GCCCATGTATTCTCTGGTGATCATGGACATTGTGCAGCTTTTCTCACAAACATTGATAACAACTCTGCTGCGAGGGTGAAATTCAATAACAAGCATTATAATTTGCCTCCTTGGTCTGTCAGCATCCTTCCTGATTGCATAAATGTAGTCTTCAACACTGCTAAA GTTAAAAGTCAAACGTCACGGATTCAAATGCTGCCAACCAATTCTTTCTTGCATTCTTGGCAGACTTTTGATGAAGATATAATGTCTTTAAGTAAAAGTTCCACATTCACAGTGACAGGGCTTCTGGAACAGCTAAATGTAACTAGAGATAACAGTGACTATTTGTGGTACATGACAAG CATTGACGTAAAGTCATCTGAATCATTTCTTCGAGGAGGACAGAAACCCACTCTTGCTGCGGAGTCGAGAGGTCATGCAGTACATGTCTTTGTCAACGGGCAGTATTCAG GTTCTGCCTATGGTACCCGGGAGAACATGAAATTTACATTTACTGGACCAGTCAACTTGCGCGCTGGAACAAATAAAATTGCACTACTTAGCGTTGCTGTTGGATTACCT AATATTGGGTTGCGGTTTGAGACTTGGAATACTGGAATTATGGGACCAGTTTCGCTACATGGAGTTGACCAGGGGAGGAGGGATCTATCATTTCAAGAATGGACCTATAAG GTTGGACTGAGAGGAGAGTCAATGAATTTGGTTTCTCCAAGTCAAAGATCAGCTGTTGAGTGGGTTGGAGGATCACTATTTAACCGTGTCCAGCAGCCACTGACATGGTATAAG GCTTACTTTGATGCACCAGAAGGCAATGAGCCATTGGCATTGGACTTGAGAAGCATGGGCAAAGGTCAAGCTTGGATCAACGGGCAAAGCATAGGCAGATATTGGATGGAATATGCAAATGGAAATTGCGGTGTCTGCAAGTATGCTGGAACTTACCGAGCCCCAAAATGCCAGCAAGGCTGCGGTCAACCAACTCAAAGATG GTATCATGTACCCAGATCTTGgttgaatccaaaacaaaatcTTCTGGTACTTCTTGAAGAACTAGGTGGAGATGCATCAAAGATAACTCTATCAAAAAGAACAACTGGAAGTGTTTGCGCTGATACATTTGAGCACCACCCAACTGTTGAGAATTGGAAAATCGATAATACTGGTGAACCAAAAATGCTTGGAGAGGTTAACCTTCATCTAAGGTGTGCCCCAGGCCAGTCAATATCAGCCATAAAATTTGCAAGCTTTGGAACTCCAACGGGAACTTGTGGAAATTTTCAAAAGGGGGCTTGCCATTCACCAAATTCTCATGCCATCGTAGAGAAG aTGTGCGTGGGCAAGGAGAGCTGCAAAGTTACTGCATCAAATAATTACTTCCAAGCAGATCCCTGTCCCAATGTGTTGAAGAGGCTATCAGTTGAAGCTGTTTGTTCTGGTAAACTGTGA